One window from the genome of Paraclostridium sordellii encodes:
- a CDS encoding MarR family winged helix-turn-helix transcriptional regulator: protein MDNKDISKLMLQSMNNYQNLIKTTNTDRYKLGKVLTKKQFFTLVEIQKLGKIELKNLSRELYVSTSSLCILLNKLVELGYVYREEDPSDRRNTFYGITTEGEEVANQEIEKFMQIINDKLNKLDLIKKKELEQSLQKTIDIMKELM, encoded by the coding sequence ATGGATAATAAAGATATATCAAAGTTAATGCTACAAAGCATGAACAACTATCAAAACCTAATAAAGACTACAAATACAGATAGATATAAACTAGGAAAAGTATTAACAAAGAAGCAATTTTTTACATTAGTAGAAATACAAAAACTTGGGAAAATAGAATTGAAAAATTTAAGTAGAGAATTATATGTATCTACATCAAGCTTATGTATACTTTTAAATAAATTAGTTGAACTTGGATATGTGTATAGAGAAGAAGATCCAAGTGATAGAAGAAATACTTTTTATGGTATAACTACTGAAGGTGAAGAAGTAGCAAATCAAGAAATTGAAAAATTTATGCAAATAATAAATGATAAACTTAACAAACTAGATTTAATTAAAAAGAAAGAACTTGAACAAAGCTTGCAAAAAACTATAGATATAATGAAAGAACTTATGTAA
- a CDS encoding TMEM164 family acyltransferase, with the protein MNSSFIFSNEHLMILFFVAIFLFLLPKLTKNLLPYSYLIEKIICISFIFEIILEQICLISLGNYSVLYALPISITRITTYICIAILAFKKYHLFNIFFSWSIVCAIGDLIFFRDMYVDFPHILYFFYIASRLLLLYSLVYLVGVRKFRVNSTCLKDNFKACTLFFLFIFSLNTFTNANYSYSFSNHNLYSIFLFMIISSLIYLPIILNNRDNININFKRKNKL; encoded by the coding sequence TTGAACTCTAGTTTTATATTTTCTAACGAACACTTAATGATTTTATTTTTCGTAGCAATATTTTTATTCTTATTACCTAAATTAACTAAGAATCTTCTTCCATACAGCTACTTAATCGAAAAAATTATATGCATATCCTTTATATTCGAAATAATACTTGAACAAATTTGTTTAATTTCTCTTGGAAATTATAGTGTTTTATATGCACTTCCAATAAGTATAACTAGAATAACCACTTATATATGTATAGCTATATTAGCTTTTAAAAAGTATCATTTATTCAATATATTTTTTTCATGGAGTATAGTTTGTGCTATTGGAGATTTGATATTTTTTAGAGATATGTATGTTGACTTTCCTCATATACTTTACTTTTTCTATATAGCTTCTAGATTATTGCTTTTATATTCTTTAGTATATTTAGTAGGAGTTAGGAAGTTTAGAGTAAACTCTACATGCCTAAAAGATAACTTTAAAGCTTGTACACTATTTTTCTTATTCATTTTTTCATTAAATACTTTTACAAATGCTAATTATTCCTATAGTTTTTCTAATCATAATTTATATAGCATCTTCTTATTTATGATAATTTCATCTTTAATTTATCTTCCTATAATTTTAAACAATAGAGATAATATAAATATTAATTTTAAGCGAAAAAATAAGTTGTAA
- a CDS encoding 2Fe-2S iron-sulfur cluster-binding protein, with protein sequence MKRICIQPCADCGSKYCPCHLAYSGDCIQCSLIQGSKTCDCIWQGVCVYNEFQHNRNTSCNQKIEELCKVELKKELLKDIYLLEIKASKNLLEELLNPGSYILLRAKSETDSKYNVPISVMDIDVENEILKVIIKEVGHKTKSLLNFDDVWVRGPYLNGVLGLKEFKLTANQNVAVILSGLSQVNAPKIIKYILKNNNHVEVFVDTRRTILDEVIDKIKELNVNIHFLNIKEDESLIKDYIRRNNVELVYSGGFNSFNKEIMNLVDSIDENIKFAIANNNLIVCAEGICGGCTVVVNGKRIKSCKAQINGRDYLKNLK encoded by the coding sequence TTGAAAAGAATATGTATACAACCATGTGCTGATTGTGGGAGCAAGTATTGTCCATGTCACTTAGCATATTCAGGGGATTGCATTCAATGTAGTTTAATTCAAGGTAGTAAAACATGTGATTGTATATGGCAGGGGGTATGTGTATACAATGAATTTCAACACAATAGAAATACTAGCTGTAATCAAAAGATCGAAGAGTTATGTAAAGTTGAACTGAAAAAAGAGTTGCTTAAAGATATATATTTATTAGAAATTAAAGCATCAAAAAACTTATTGGAGGAGCTATTAAATCCTGGATCATACATTTTATTAAGAGCTAAAAGTGAAACTGACTCAAAGTATAATGTGCCGATATCTGTAATGGATATAGACGTTGAAAATGAAATCTTAAAGGTTATTATAAAAGAGGTAGGTCATAAGACTAAGAGTTTACTTAACTTTGATGATGTATGGGTTAGAGGACCTTATTTAAATGGTGTATTAGGACTTAAAGAATTTAAATTAACGGCAAATCAAAATGTAGCTGTAATATTAAGTGGATTATCTCAAGTAAATGCACCTAAGATAATTAAATATATACTAAAAAATAATAATCATGTAGAAGTTTTCGTAGACACTAGAAGGACTATACTAGATGAAGTTATAGATAAAATTAAAGAACTAAATGTAAATATTCATTTCTTAAATATAAAAGAAGATGAGAGTTTAATAAAAGATTACATCAGAAGAAATAACGTAGAATTAGTTTATAGCGGAGGATTTAATTCATTTAATAAAGAAATAATGAATTTAGTTGATAGTATTGATGAAAATATAAAATTCGCTATAGCTAATAATAATTTAATAGTATGTGCAGAGGGAATATGTGGAGGATGTACAGTTGTTGTAAATGGTAAAAGAATTAAATCTTGTAAAGCTCAGATAAATGGAAGGGACTATTTAAAAAATTTAAAATAA
- a CDS encoding FAD-dependent oxidoreductase — translation MAKVVVIGGGWAGCAAAISAKKAGAEVVILERTDLLLGLGNVGGIMRNNGRYTATEEAIALGASELFELTDKYSTHKDMDFPGHKHSTIYNVTEIEKPVREKILSMGIEVRFFARVIDVKLDGKKIKSVILEDGEIINGDSFVETTGSSGPMGNCTKYGNGCAMCVLRCPSFGGRVSITSKCGVQDMYGRRNTGELGAFSGSMKLLKESLGEEIQRDLNEKGCAVVPLPEELINTEKLDIKVCQQYSLPEFAKNLILIDTGHAKLMAPFYPLEKLRKIPGFEGAIIVDPYSGGRGNSIRYLSVAPRDNYMRVIGVENLFVGGEKSGFFVGHTEAICTGSLAGHNAARNAIGMYLLQLPTSITIGDFIYYANKELKEDNADRLKFTFAGSVYFNRMKELGFYTTDKKIIINRVKETGLEGIFNKKVTR, via the coding sequence TTGGCTAAAGTAGTAGTTATAGGTGGAGGTTGGGCTGGTTGCGCCGCTGCAATATCTGCAAAAAAAGCAGGAGCTGAAGTTGTTATATTAGAAAGAACAGATTTATTGTTAGGACTTGGAAATGTTGGAGGCATAATGAGAAACAATGGTAGATACACTGCGACTGAAGAGGCTATTGCCCTTGGAGCAAGTGAATTATTTGAACTTACTGATAAGTATTCAACTCATAAAGATATGGATTTTCCAGGTCATAAACATTCTACTATATATAATGTTACGGAAATAGAAAAACCTGTAAGAGAAAAAATACTTAGTATGGGTATTGAAGTAAGGTTTTTTGCAAGAGTAATTGATGTTAAGTTAGATGGTAAAAAAATTAAATCTGTTATATTAGAAGACGGAGAAATAATAAATGGTGATTCTTTTGTAGAAACAACAGGATCTTCTGGACCTATGGGCAACTGTACTAAATATGGAAATGGATGTGCTATGTGTGTTCTTAGATGTCCATCCTTTGGGGGAAGAGTGAGTATAACTTCTAAATGTGGAGTACAGGATATGTATGGAAGAAGAAATACTGGTGAGCTAGGCGCATTTAGTGGATCTATGAAACTGTTAAAAGAAAGCCTAGGTGAAGAAATTCAAAGAGATTTAAATGAAAAAGGATGTGCTGTAGTACCACTACCTGAAGAACTTATAAATACAGAAAAACTAGATATAAAAGTATGTCAACAGTATTCATTACCTGAGTTTGCAAAAAATTTGATATTAATAGATACAGGTCATGCAAAACTTATGGCTCCATTTTACCCACTTGAAAAACTAAGAAAAATACCAGGATTTGAGGGAGCTATAATTGTAGATCCATACTCTGGAGGTAGAGGAAACTCAATAAGATATTTATCTGTTGCACCAAGAGACAATTATATGAGAGTTATAGGAGTTGAAAATCTATTTGTTGGAGGAGAGAAAAGTGGATTTTTTGTAGGGCATACAGAAGCTATATGTACAGGGTCTTTAGCAGGGCATAATGCAGCTAGAAATGCAATTGGTATGTATTTGCTTCAACTACCTACAAGTATCACTATAGGAGATTTTATATACTATGCAAATAAAGAATTAAAAGAAGATAATGCAGATAGACTTAAATTTACTTTTGCAGGTAGTGTATATTTTAACAGAATGAAAGAATTAGGTTTTTATACTACAGATAAGAAGATAATAATAAATAGGGTTAAAGAAACAGGTTTAGAAGGTATATTTAACAAAAAAGTTACAAGGTAA
- the dltD gene encoding D-alanyl-lipoteichoic acid biosynthesis protein DltD, which translates to MKKLIYFIIPLLIGGIFLFGLNKFLDTKISELLKEKDLIPIMNDSLSNIKDKGVIANDYFLERKDIMMLGSSELGHSTKQHPTYYFNTNRSKNGVFTIGRAYTQSLQDATILGSVNPNIKDKKVVLLVSMQWFMDKKGVTPHHYQTRFSPVQFYSFLDNPDISKENKLKLAKRASKLLVGAGEYKPEAVYAKLYTSNSSVSKVEKVLLAPYFEGRKYFVSLKGKGLLYEKLVTLPDKKAQKPSKPINWEKEKEKAIEDAKKRVGKNDLSIDKIYYKKNFGHNLDRVRGKYKNVDLLKSKEFYDYQLTLDVCKDLGIKPVVVMIPAMDKFYDVTGISREERHEFYNKAGKMAKEEGFDVIDLRSKETEKYYLRDVMHLGTKGWVDVCEKLFKEFNQQ; encoded by the coding sequence ATGAAAAAATTAATTTATTTCATTATACCACTATTAATAGGAGGTATATTTTTATTTGGATTAAATAAATTCCTTGATACTAAAATAAGTGAGTTATTAAAGGAGAAAGATTTAATTCCTATTATGAATGACTCTTTAAGTAATATCAAGGATAAAGGAGTAATTGCAAATGACTACTTCTTAGAACGAAAAGATATTATGATGCTAGGATCATCAGAGCTAGGACACTCTACAAAACAACATCCTACATATTATTTCAATACAAATAGAAGTAAAAATGGAGTATTTACAATAGGTAGAGCATATACTCAAAGTTTACAGGATGCAACAATTTTAGGGAGTGTTAATCCAAATATTAAGGATAAAAAGGTAGTTTTACTAGTTTCAATGCAGTGGTTTATGGATAAAAAAGGAGTTACACCACATCACTACCAAACTAGATTTTCTCCAGTTCAGTTTTATTCATTTTTAGATAACCCTGATATATCAAAAGAAAATAAGTTAAAGCTTGCAAAAAGAGCTAGTAAGTTATTAGTTGGAGCGGGAGAGTATAAACCAGAAGCTGTATATGCAAAGCTATATACTTCAAATTCATCTGTTTCTAAAGTAGAAAAGGTATTGTTAGCACCTTACTTTGAAGGTAGAAAATACTTTGTTTCTCTTAAAGGCAAAGGGTTATTATATGAAAAGCTAGTAACATTACCAGATAAAAAAGCGCAAAAACCGAGCAAGCCTATAAATTGGGAAAAAGAAAAAGAAAAAGCTATAGAAGATGCTAAAAAAAGAGTAGGAAAGAATGATTTAAGCATAGATAAAATTTATTATAAAAAGAACTTTGGCCACAATCTAGATAGAGTAAGAGGTAAGTACAAAAACGTAGACTTATTAAAATCTAAGGAGTTTTATGATTATCAACTTACATTAGACGTATGTAAAGACTTAGGAATTAAACCTGTAGTTGTAATGATACCTGCTATGGATAAATTCTACGATGTAACAGGAATATCTCGTGAGGAGCGTCATGAATTCTATAATAAGGCTGGTAAAATGGCTAAAGAAGAAGGATTTGATGTAATAGATCTTAGATCTAAAGAGACTGAAAAATATTATTTAAGAGATGTAATGCACCTTGGTACGAAAGGATGGGTAGATGTTTGTGAAAAACTATTTAAAGAATTTAACCAGCAATAA
- the dltA gene encoding D-alanine--poly(phosphoribitol) ligase subunit DltA produces the protein MKIIEGIKKYADTDRIALKCNNENLSYKDLDKYSEAIALFLKDIYQDENTPIVIYGNKENLIMACMIGALKSGRAYVPLDISFPLDRVFEVTKEVKPKVVFNFSDEENFGELNVIDENGLKEIIKKYEGKTIDKSNWVKDDENAYILFTSGSTGKPKGVQISSNNLDSFVDWISPYLKIDGSEKVIMNQAAYSFDLSVTTIYPGLVHGATLFSLSKKVLADYKELFKQFKDSDMAIWVSTPSFAGVCVTEKDFDCNMLPKLESMIFIGEALPKSLTQELLDRFPNTRVINGYGPTEATVGVSVNDMSQELIDDEKSLPVGYPMENCRIKIVDENGNEVEGTEKGEIVIIGPSVSKGYFNNKEKTDEVFYFDEIDGVKHRAYKTGDMGYMLNGNIYYCGRKDFQIKLNGFRIEIEDIENNLRKVDNVKNAIVLPVYKNEKIAYLKGIVELKEDNSLGNIKNGMIIKKELGKYIPSYMIPRNIKIIDEFPTNINGKIDRKKLMEEN, from the coding sequence ATGAAAATTATTGAAGGTATAAAAAAATACGCAGATACAGATAGAATTGCGCTAAAATGCAATAATGAAAATCTTTCTTACAAAGATTTAGATAAGTATTCAGAAGCTATAGCACTATTTTTAAAGGACATATACCAAGATGAAAACACACCTATTGTTATATATGGAAATAAAGAAAATCTTATAATGGCATGTATGATAGGAGCTTTAAAATCAGGAAGAGCATATGTACCATTAGATATAAGCTTTCCTCTAGATAGGGTATTTGAAGTTACGAAAGAGGTTAAACCTAAGGTAGTATTTAATTTTAGTGATGAAGAAAACTTTGGAGAATTAAATGTAATTGATGAGAATGGATTAAAAGAAATAATAAAAAAATATGAAGGAAAGACGATAGATAAAAGTAACTGGGTAAAAGATGACGAGAATGCATATATTCTATTTACTTCAGGAAGTACAGGAAAGCCTAAAGGAGTTCAAATAAGTTCTAATAACTTAGATAGTTTTGTAGATTGGATAAGCCCTTATTTAAAAATTGATGGAAGTGAAAAGGTAATAATGAACCAAGCTGCATATTCATTTGACCTTTCAGTTACAACTATATATCCAGGATTAGTCCACGGAGCTACATTATTTTCATTATCTAAAAAAGTGTTAGCTGACTACAAAGAATTATTTAAGCAATTTAAAGACTCAGACATGGCTATATGGGTTTCAACTCCATCATTTGCTGGAGTTTGTGTAACAGAAAAAGATTTTGATTGTAATATGTTACCTAAACTAGAGTCGATGATATTTATAGGTGAAGCTCTTCCTAAGAGTTTAACTCAAGAGTTACTAGATAGATTTCCAAATACAAGAGTTATAAATGGTTATGGACCAACTGAAGCTACAGTAGGCGTAAGTGTAAATGACATGTCACAAGAATTAATTGACGATGAAAAGAGCCTTCCAGTAGGGTACCCTATGGAAAATTGTAGAATTAAAATAGTTGATGAAAATGGAAATGAAGTTGAAGGCACTGAAAAAGGTGAAATTGTAATTATAGGACCATCTGTATCTAAAGGATATTTTAATAACAAAGAAAAAACTGATGAAGTATTTTATTTTGATGAAATTGATGGAGTTAAGCATAGAGCATATAAAACTGGAGATATGGGATATATGCTTAATGGAAATATATATTATTGTGGAAGAAAAGATTTCCAAATAAAATTAAATGGATTTAGAATCGAAATAGAAGATATAGAAAATAACTTAAGAAAAGTTGATAATGTAAAAAATGCAATAGTTTTACCTGTTTATAAAAATGAAAAAATTGCATACTTAAAAGGTATTGTAGAGTTAAAAGAAGATAACTCTTTAGGAAATATAAAAAATGGAATGATAATCAAAAAGGAATTAGGAAAATATATACCTTCATACATGATTCCAAGAAATATTAAAATAATTGATGAGTTTCCAACAAATATTAATGGAAAAATAGATAGAAAGAAACTTATGGAGGAAAATTAA
- the dltB gene encoding D-alanyl-lipoteichoic acid biosynthesis protein DltB, which translates to MTFSQYGDYFYLYILLLTAIPAIILGLSGKNIKRYGMIATAFMILLIVGVNVHLSFLIGFIIIEVIVVKGYEYVRKKTDSKLVYRIFLLASMSPIIINKLSPYTSFGVIGFIGISYLNFRTIQMVIEIYDGAIKEVKISTMLYFVLFFPTLSSGPIDRSRRFEKDLETKIPRDEYINDYLIPGIKKIFMGIGYKYVIAFLVNTYWMSKIPSGITFGHALSYMYAYSLYLFFDFGGYSLFAVGTSYIFGIKAPDNFNKPFISKDMKEFWTRWHISLSRWFGDYIFSRYVIASIRKKRFKNRATASHVAQMITMIVMGFWHGLTWFYIVYGIYQGAALVLTDIYQKKSKFYKKHKKEKWFEVVQIVLTFHIACFGLLIFSGYFA; encoded by the coding sequence ATGACTTTTTCACAATATGGAGATTATTTTTATCTTTATATATTACTATTAACAGCAATACCAGCTATAATTTTAGGATTAAGTGGTAAAAATATAAAACGTTATGGAATGATAGCAACTGCATTTATGATACTTTTAATTGTAGGAGTAAATGTCCATTTATCATTTTTAATAGGTTTTATAATAATAGAGGTTATAGTAGTTAAAGGGTATGAATATGTAAGAAAGAAGACAGATAGTAAGTTAGTATATAGAATATTTTTATTAGCATCCATGTCTCCTATTATAATAAATAAACTTTCACCATACACATCTTTTGGTGTTATAGGATTCATTGGAATATCTTACTTAAACTTTAGAACAATACAAATGGTTATTGAAATTTATGATGGAGCAATAAAAGAGGTAAAGATATCAACAATGCTTTACTTTGTATTATTTTTCCCAACATTAAGTTCAGGGCCAATAGATAGATCAAGAAGGTTTGAAAAAGATTTAGAAACTAAAATACCAAGAGATGAATATATAAATGATTATTTGATTCCTGGAATAAAAAAGATATTTATGGGTATTGGATATAAATATGTTATAGCATTTTTAGTCAATACGTACTGGATGTCAAAAATACCATCAGGAATAACTTTTGGACATGCCTTAAGTTATATGTATGCATATAGTTTATATCTATTCTTTGACTTTGGAGGATATAGTTTATTTGCAGTAGGTACAAGTTATATATTTGGAATAAAGGCTCCAGATAACTTTAATAAACCATTCATAAGTAAGGATATGAAGGAATTCTGGACAAGATGGCATATAAGTCTTTCTAGATGGTTTGGAGATTACATATTTTCAAGATATGTAATTGCGTCTATAAGAAAGAAAAGATTTAAAAATAGAGCTACAGCATCACATGTTGCTCAAATGATAACAATGATTGTTATGGGATTTTGGCATGGATTAACGTGGTTTTATATAGTATACGGAATATATCAAGGAGCAGCACTTGTTTTAACTGATATATATCAAAAAAAATCAAAATTTTATAAAAAGCATAAAAAAGAAAAGTGGTTTGAAGTTGTGCAAATTGTTTTAACATTCCATATTGCATGCTTTGGATTATTAATTTTCTCAGGATACTTTGCTTAA
- the dltC gene encoding D-alanine--poly(phosphoribitol) ligase subunit DltC — translation MQETVISIFEDVLGCDEIREDLDLNLFDAGLLDSLAIIEVLLEIEERLSITLQPTDLERSDMATVNNLTKFLEARK, via the coding sequence ATGCAAGAAACAGTTATATCAATATTTGAAGATGTTTTAGGTTGTGATGAAATAAGAGAAGATTTAGACCTTAATCTATTTGATGCAGGTCTTTTAGATTCATTAGCAATAATAGAAGTATTACTTGAAATAGAAGAGAGATTATCAATAACACTTCAACCTACAGATTTAGAGAGAAGTGATATGGCAACAGTAAATAACTTAACTAAGTTCTTAGAAGCAAGAAAATAG